Proteins from a single region of Psilocybe cubensis strain MGC-MH-2018 chromosome 3, whole genome shotgun sequence:
- a CDS encoding putative RNA 3'-terminal phosphate cyclase-like protein yields MAQPVSLVHFSGHNHLRNRLVLSILSGKYVRIDKIRSEDKNPGLRDYEISLLRLLEKFTNGTVIEISVTGTAILLKPGIILGGTLQHECPTSRAIGYFLEPLIMLAPFAKKPVNVTLKGITTDEHDFSAYILRTVTLPHLQLFGISQGLELRIKKRGAAPGGGGEVQFMCPIVKQVKTINFIDPGKIKRIRGVAHAVRVNPQFSNRMIEASRSILNRYIPDIYLYSDVYKGDESGKSPGYALTLLAESTTSAIYCSEAISEAGVAPEDIGLKATRALLTEIEKGGCVDEKHQTLVLLMMVLGSEDVGRCRMGEPTNKTIQFLRDIRSFFATSFKIVSADPSDPECSQLVYSCYGTGYVNANRTLA; encoded by the exons ATGGCCCAACCGGTGTCTCTTGTTCATTTTAGTGGTCACAATCATCTCAGAAATCGCCTGGTCTTGTCCATACTCAGCGGAAAATACGTTCGCATTGACAAGATACGCTCCGAGGACAAAAATCCGGGTTTGAGAG ACTATGAGATCAGCCTTCTGCGTTTGTTGGAGAAGTTTACAAATGGGACGGTCATTGAGATCTCGGTGACAG GCACTGCCATTCTGCTCAAACCAGGTATCATCTTAGGAGGCACACTGCAGCATGAATGTCCGACATCTAGGGCAATTGGATACTTTCTTGAACCTCTCATCATGTTGGCTCCATTCGCGAAGAAACCAGTAAACGTCACTTTAAAAGGCATCACGACTGATGAACATGACTTTTCGGCAT ATATTCTACGCACAGTCACACTCCCTCATTTGCAATTATTCGGAATATCCCAAGGACTGGAATTGAGG ATTAAAAAACGTGGTGCTGCaccaggtggtggtggagaggTGCAATTCATGTGTCCTATCGTCAAGCAGGTAAAGACCATCAACTTTATAGACCCTGGTAAAATCAAGCGTATTCGTGGTGTTGC CCATGCTGTTCGCGTGAACCCACAATTCTCCAACCGTATGATCGAAGCTTCACGCTCAATACTAAACCGTTATATCCCTGATATATATCTGTATTCTGATGTTTACAAAGGCGATGAAAGTGGAAA ATCACCAGGATATGCTTTGACATTACTTGCCGAGTCAACCACATCCGCCATCTACTGTTCTGAAGCAATATCTGAGGCAGGCGTGGCCCCAGAAGACATCGGACTGAAGGCAACTCGAGCACTCCTGACTGAAATTGAGAAAGGAGGCTGCGTCGATGAAAAACATCAGACCCTTGTGCTTCTGATGATGGTACTTGGAAGTGAAGATGTGGGACGATGTCGAATGGGCGAGCCAACAAACAAGAC GATTCAATTCCTTCGCGATATCCGAAGTTTCTTTGCAACATCTTTCAAAATCGTTTCTGCGGATCCATCGGATCCTGAATGTTCCCAGTTGGTGTATTCATGCTACGGCACAGGCTATGTCAACGCCAACCGCACTCTGGCATGA
- a CDS encoding NEDD8-activating enzyme E1 catalytic subunit gives MSSESSTLVHDWPGRYHHIDQVLNTPGPRTDPGFLAGDGVKDFLRNKAKILVIGAGGLGCEILANLALTGFKDIHVIDMDTIDISNLNRQFLFRQKDVGKPKATVAAQFIMNRVPGVKVTPYFGKIQDKDDDYYLQFDLVICGLDSVEARRWMNATLVNLVDPEKPDSLKPMIDGGTEGFKGQARVILPTITSCYECSLDMLNKPTAFPICTIANTPRLPEHCIEWASVLEWPRVHGDKKMDTDDPDHIGWLYKVAAARAAEFKIEGVTWSLTQGVVKNIIPAIASTNAIIAGTDGVYSYTFEHEKRDDCPVCGGEAVDMTINSDTTVEQLIEILIEKQDIQIKKPSLSTSTKQIYLQAPPQLEQATRPNLEKKVSELVPPGGEITVTASTLPFSLSLRISYEA, from the exons ATGTCCTCAGAATCATCAACACTCGTGCATGACTGGCCTGGGCGATATCATCATATAGATCAAGTCCTGAATACCCCTGGGCCTCGTACAGACCCTGGCTTTCTTGCCGGAGATGGG GTGAAGGACTTCCTCAGAAATAAAGCCAAGATCTTGGTCATCGGTGCAGGAGGCCTTGGTTGCGAAATTTTGGCCAACCTAGCACTGACGGGGTTCAAAGACATTCATGTAATCGACATGGACACGATTGATATTAGCAATCTCAATCGACAGTTTCTATTTAG ACAAAAAGATGTTGGGAAACCCAAAGCTACTGTAGCTGCACAGTTCATCATGAACCGTGTGCCAGGAGTCAAGGTGACACC ATACTTTGGGAAGATTCAGGATAAAGATGACGACTATTATCTACAATTCGATCTTGTCATTTGTGGACTCGACTCGGTGGAAGCACGACGGTGGATGAACGCGACCCTTGTAAATCTCGTTGACCCTGAGAAACCTGACAGCCTAAAGCCTATGATTGATGGCGGAACTGAAG GTTTCAAGGGCCAAGCTCGCGTCATTCTCCCCACCATAACTTCTTGCTATGAGTGTTCATTGGATATGCTCAACAAGCCGACTGCCTTCCCAATCTGTACAATCGCAAATACACCTCGACTTCCAGAGCACTGCATAGAATGGGCTTCTGTACTAGAATGGCCTCGTGTTCATGGAG ATAAGAAGATGGATACCGATGATCCCGACCATATTGGTTGGCTTTACAAAGTCGCTGCCGCTCGTGCTGCTGAATTCAAGATTGAAGGTGTAACCTGGTCTCTAACCCAAGGAGTAGTAAAGAATATTATTCCTGCTATCGCATCGACTAATGCTATCATAGCTG GCACTGATGGTGTTTATTCATATACTTTCGAACATGAAAAACGAGACGATTGTCCAGTCTGTGGAGGGGAAGCAGTGGACATGACAATCAATTCCGACACGACAGTCGAGCAACTTATCGAAATTCTGATCGAAAAGCAGGATAT CCAAATCAAGAAACCCTCGTTATCCACTTCCACCAAGCAGATCTACCTCCAGGCACCGCCGCAACTTGAGCAGGCGACAAGGCCCAACCTGGAGAAAAAGGTTTCAGAACTGGTTCCTCCAGGAGGCGAGATTACTGTTACAGCAAGTACTTTGCCATTCAGTTTATCTCTTCGTATCTCGTACGAAGCCTAA
- a CDS encoding Nitrogen permease regulator 2-like protein (Nitrogen permease regulator 2 homolog) — MPEGDSFLPRVQSVFYAVFDVKQGPKVVYQVPEGLISVTSTGPPSSGNINNGCSVPPTPSSETSPPVVPTGSFSNLNGLTSRNSSTSLASPTDFYRPGGRHLSSPQKRSNSSQRTLFNFNDISMFVIPHQALCGRLVTCATRRHRIIGFPVELKGNYTRNYFRYNLCFVFEREADLSCYEPVVRKISRVLKACEEESHFLSSPNTSPAVHAILEQLYEDLNSYSETSISIDQFNSIELKIFPFYPNPPPLRDWMVPLALINLPKRVEDNWDLTVLKVSKFIDGINHVSRIAHLADCDLALTRQAISHLLYYQVIMMIDIFQYSNMYTLKKSVQWLADEAHVKEECGPYVTKPGKTIPDWPRLLHLYSRLKPGKTIFDWMKSHDVESLGIDVRRFTSFGVIKGFLRRVHRYPVYISPDPDEIGSNEHIYPLESPIEPITHSVLARKRGKSLSAANGQQPIIFPTPPADVTPHETDAPPSSTISASHRARRASAAEKVLEQLRSRDMQKSGTNALASQRNSWINFPHESLTNSSNSLATVTNALNGSVVSLAGISATLPSTGVAHASPTKNASTGRDSRRQSLIAPVVPPSSPIIAKMTLTPSRPLNQAANITSQPSVPPSFKSMLDGEHHTDELSVKFEAGWPLLEQWLRTIGGGQGENDYGRVVIICK; from the exons ATGCCTGAAGGCGATTCCTTTCTACCGCGCGTCCAGTCCGTCTTTTATGCCGTTTTCGATGTTAAACAGGGCCCCAAAGTCGTCTATCAGGTACCTGAGGGGCTCATTTCCGTGACATCCACTGGTCCTCCATCATCTGGTAATATAAACAACGGTTGTTCCGTGCCTCCAACTCCATCGTCAGAGACTTCACCTCCCGTGGTGCCTACTGGATCCTTTAGCAATCTAAATGGTCTGACCTCTCGAAATTCCAGCACTTCTCTGGCCTCGCCTACGGATTTCTACAGGCCAGGTGGTCGTCATCTATCTTCCCCGCAGAAACGTTCCAATTCCTCTCAACGTACACtattcaatttcaatgacaTATCAATGTTTGTTATACCGCACCAAGCTCTATGTGGCAGACTCGTTACATGTGCTACCAGGCGGCATCGCATCATTGGTTTTCCTGTGGAATTGAAAGGGAACTACACCCGCAACTACTTCCGTTACAATCTATGCTTTGTCTTCGAACGCGAAGCAGATCTCAGTTGTTATGAACCTGTTGTTCGTAAAATTAGTCGTGTGCTTAAAGCTTGCGAG GAGGAATCACACTTCTTGTCCTCGCCCAACACATCCCCTGCCGTTCATGCCATTCTTGAGCAGCTTTATGAAGATCTGAATTCATATTCCGAGACCTCAATTTCTATTGATCAGTTCAACTCCATTGAGTTGAAAATCTTCCCCTTCTATCCAAATCCTCCCCCTTTACGAGATTGGATGGTTCCTCTTGCTTTGATCAATCTTCCCAAGAGAGTGGAGGATAACTGGGATCTTACTGTGCTGAAAGTATCCAAATTCATTGACGGGATCAATCACGTTAGTCGTATTGCACACCTAGCAGATTGCGATCTGGCATTGACGCGACAAGCAATATCGCATTTATT ATACTATCAAGTGATCATGATgattgatatttttcaatACTCGAATATGTACACTTTGAAAAAAAGTGTGCAGTGGCTTGCTGATGAGGCTCATGTTAAGGAAGAGTGTGGACCTTACGTGACCAAGCCAG GCAAGACTATACCTGATTGGCCTCGGCTTCTGCATTTATATTCAAGGTTGAAACCCGGCAAGACCATCTTTGACTGGATGAAATCACACGACGTAGAAAGCTTAGGCATTGACGTACGGAGGTTCACGAGTTTTGGTGTtatcaag GGGTTTCTTCGGCGCGTACATCGATATCCCGTTTACATTTCCCCTGATCCTGATGAAATTGGTTCAAATGAGCACATATATCCTTTGGAAAGCCCGATAGAACCAATTACTCATTCAGTCCTTGCCCGCAAACGAGGCAAAAGCTTATCTGCCGCTAAC GGACAGCAGCCTATTATCTTCCCGACTCCTCCGGCTGACGTTACGCCTCATGAGACCGACGCACCCCCTTCCTCCACCATATCTGCATCTCACCGAGCTCGAAGAGCCAGCGCCGCTGAAAAGGTTTTGGAACAACTTCGCAGCAGGGACATGCAAAAATCAGGAACCAACGCTCTTGCATCGCAGCGCAATTCATGGATCAACTTCCCACACGAAAGCTTGACTAACTCTTCCAACTCTCTGGCTACAGTAACCAATGCATTGAATGGCTCTGTAGTATCTCTCGCTGGTATCTCAGCGACCCTCCCATCGACCGGTGTGGCACATGCAAGCCCTACTAAAAATGCTTCAACAGGACGGGACTCACGCCGGCAGTCGCTCATTGCACCTGTGGTTCCGCCGTCTTCTCCGATCATTGCCAAGATGACCTTAACGCCATCGCGCCCCCTTAATCAAGCGGCAAATATAACTTCCCAGCCATCGGTGCCGCCGTCATTCAAGTCTATGCTTGATGGAGAACATCATACCGACGAGCTATCTGTCAAATTCGAGGCAGGCTGGCCTCTTTTAGAACAATGGCTGCGAACTATAGGGGGAGGTCAAGGCGAAAATGACTACGGCAGAGTAGTGATCATTTGCAAGTGA
- a CDS encoding N-glycosylase/DNA lyase, producing the protein MSISGFKTISLPLSQLSLSAVLKCGQSFLWTVLTPLTTDTPAHSSDVPSTHTEYRLCLRDRVICLRQTPDALFYRSVFPEAHCSESVQLRRDEETLEWLKDYFQLDIDLLDLYKQWADKDKVFAKFQDRFQGIRMLRQDPWENLISFICSSNNNISRITKMVQSLCTQYSPPLLDLEHPFLPNKMLTYHPFPPPSALADPSVGSQLRGLGFGYRADFVQRTAKMLVDFHGSNKVTTYGKPLEASEVWLRQLRNVSTEEARQELLKFIGVGRKVADCVLLMSLDKKEVVPVDTHVHQIAIKHYGLKGSVNGKATMTPKLYEETNSRFFSIWGDYAGWAHSVLFTADLKSFALYGLSPNSSPSLNIPSPKKKGAKSVNINDNLLPTPPMTPSPSKRKSETELSCALGAPSTPISQLCIDTAETLSLIDRVKRRRRV; encoded by the exons ATGTCCATTTCTGGCTTTAAAACcatttctcttcctctctctcaACTATCGTTATCTGCTGTTCTCAAATGTGGCCAGTCATTTCTCTGGACGGTTCTTACACCCCTTACAACCGACACTCCTGCGCATAGCTCAGACGTACCCTCTACGCATACAGAGTACCGCTTGTGCCTCCGAGACCGTGTCATCTGCCTCCGACAGACACCTGACGCTCTTTTTTATCGCTCTGTGTTCCCGGAGGCTCATTGTTCAGAATCTGTTCAACTAAGACGTGACGAAGAAACACTAGAGTGGTTAAAAGATTACTTCCAATTGGACATCGACCTCTTGGATTTGTACAAGCAATGGGCCGACAAAGATAAGGTCTTTGCCAAATTTCAAGACAGGTTTCAAGGTATAAGAATGTTGCGACAAGATCCTTGGGAGAATCTTATATC ATTTATATGCTCTTCCAATAACAATATATCTCGAATAACAAAGATGGTCCAAAGTCTGTGTACTCAATATTCTCCTCCATTGTTAGATTTGGAGCATCCTTTTCTACCGAACAAGATGCTCACTTACCATCCGTTTCCTCCACCCTCTGCTCTCGCGGATCCATCTGTTGGATCCCAGTTGAGAGGTCTTGGCTTCGGATATCGCGCCGACTTTGTCCAGCGAACTGCAAAAATGCTCGTTGATTTCCATGGCAGTAATAAGGTGACGACTTACGGGAAACCTTTGGAAGCATCCGAAGTTTGGCTGCGACAACTTAGAAATGTCAGCACAGAGGAAGCTCGTCAGGAACTCCTCAAATTCATCGGCGTGGGAAGGAAAGTTGCAGATTGTGTGCTCTTGATGAGTCTAGACAAG AAAGAAGTGGTACCTGTCGACACACATGTGCACCAGATCGCTATAAAACATTATGGTCTAAAGGGTTCTGTCAATGGGAAGGCTACTATGACGCCGAAACTTTATGAAGAAACCAATTCCAGATTCTTCTCGATATGGGGAGATTATGCTGGATGGGCTCATTCC GTACTTTTTACAGCCGACTTGAAGTCATTTGCACTCTATGGTCTATCCCCCAACTCTTCTCCCTCTTTAAACATTCCTTcaccaaagaaaaagggtGCCAAAAGTGTTAACATTAACGACAACTTGCTCCCCACACCCCCTATGACACCTTCACCTTCGAAGAGAAAGTCGGAGACAGAGTTATCTTGTGCTTTAGGAGCTCCTTCAACGCCCATATCTCAGCTCTGTATTGACACTGCCGAAACTCTCAGCCTTATTGATAGAGTAAAAAGAAGACGCCGTGTCTAG
- a CDS encoding hypothetical protein (Uncharacterized protein C63.05), which translates to MSAPSLPALFGSVLKTTTKLAELPTMEDQTQELVEECLKNLRDLHSHIIDLSIFSPNETLEDISTRDLVYLAVPYVFAEVQGRMKTTVRVDRMNSLIQAERYIQNFIGLLEKYEIVPEDERTLFDRKTANVADFSKRRELKINQYKKERELKARIDTIRKRRRQITLPEDASSDFDLLASLLFAESNDTPKEEEANSETEEILRETTLLLLRLLYAHASGQLQSMEQELDLLRNAPPSPIMGPDEHEDERSKKRKEEASEWKLDVPVPGGPDGKGPLLDSKGKPLRPFTILPSDAVDRARLQAQVFGPGHRLPTMTIEEYLQIEKQRGNIITGGGAASQNAPTSSEKLANESEMDGTLESDLKSEIKRQKDENWARFTDENPKGAGNTMNRG; encoded by the exons ATGTCTGCTCCATCCCTTCCCGCGTTATTCGGTAGCGTATTGAAGACCACAACGAAGCTCGCGGAACTTCCTACCATGGAAGACCAAACACAG GAACTCGTCGAGGAATGTTTGAAGAATCTCAGGGACCTCCACTCTCATATAATTGATTTGTCTATATTCAGTCCAAATGAAACTTTGGAGGACATTTCGACTCGAGATCTCGTGTACCTTGCCGTGCCCTATGTATTTGCTGAGGTGCAAGGGCGCATGAAGACTACAGTCAGGGTAGATCGTATGAATTCACTCATTCAGGCGGAA AGATACATACAGAACTTTATTGGATTGTTGGAAAAGTATGAGATCGTTCCAGAGGATGAACGTACTCTCTTCGATCGTAAGACGGCGAATGTGGCAGATTTTTCAAAAAGAAGGGAACTGAAAATTAATCAGTACAAGAAAGAGAGGGAATTGAAGGCCAGAATAGAC ACTATCCGAAAACGAAGGCGTCAGATAACATTGCCTGAAGATGCATCTTCCGACTTTGACCTGTTGGCGTCGTTGCTTTTCGCTGAATCGAATGATACtccaaaggaagaagaggccaATTCAGAAACTGAGGAAATACTTCGTGAAACGACTCTACTACTGCTTCGGTTGCTGTATGCTCATGCGAGCGGACAACTGCAGAGCATGGAGCAAGAACTAGACCTCCTGCGGAATGCGCCTCCTAGTCCTATAATGGGACCCGATGAGCATGAAGACGAACGAAGCAAaaagaggaaggaagaagCAAGCGAATGGAAATTGGACGTACCAGTCCCAGGAGGGCCAGATGGAAAGGGGCCTCTGCTTGATTCCAAAGGAAAG CCTCTCCGCCCATTTACAATCTTGCCGTCCGATGCTGTTGACCGAGCGCGTTTGCAAGCACAAGTATTTGGCCCAGGGCATAGGTTGCCGACTATGACAATAGAAGAATATCTGCAGATCGAAAAGCAGCGAGGGAATATCATCACGGGCGGAGG TGCTGCCTCTCAAAATGCTCCTACGTCCTCAGAAAAGTTGGCTAATGAATCAGAAATGGACGGAACGTTGGAAAGTGACCTTAAATCAGAGATTAAAAGACAGAAGGACGAGAATTGGGCAAGGTTCACCGACGAGAATCCGAAAGGGGCCGGTAACACGATGAATAGAGGGTAA
- a CDS encoding Ras- protein RABH1b, whose protein sequence is MSESASTPVSADFSSSPPKRTKIVLLGDQSVGKTSLITRFMYDTFDNTYQATIGIDFLSKTMYLEDRTVRLQLWDTAGQERFRSLIPSYIRDSSVAIVVFDITNRQSFLSTTKWIDDVRSERGNDVIIVLVGNKADLSDKRQVTLEEATTKSTQMNIMFMETSAKAGHNVKSLFKKIAMSLPGMEKENQGDVNTKIDVTSPNADVPEASQCSC, encoded by the exons ATGTCAGAGTCAGCCTCCACCCCAGTATCTGCGGATTTCTCCTCTTCACCACCAAAGCGCACCAAGATCGTCCTGCTGGGCGACCAGAGCGTCGGAAAGACCAGTCTTATTACTAG GTTCATGTACGATACATTCGACAACACATACCAGGCGACGATCGGGATCGACTTCCTCAGTAAGACCATGTACCTGGAAGACCGCACCGTAAGGCTACAACTGTGGGACACGGCTGGCCAG GAACGCTTTCGTTCCCTCATTCCCTCATATATCCGTGACTCCTCGGTGGCCATTGTCGTCTTCGATATCACCA ACCGCCAATCCTTTCTGTCGACGACGAAGTGGATAGACGACGTGCGCTCGGAGAGAGGGAACGATGTCATTATCGTGTTAGTTGGCAATAAGGCAGATTTATCCGATAAACG ACAAGTGACATTGGAAGAAGCAACCACAAAATCCACGCAGATGAATATCATGTTTATGGAAACTTCTGCAAAAGCTGGACATAATGTCAAAAGCCTATTCAAGAAAATTGCTATGTCTTTACCGGGTATGGAGAAAGAGAATCAGGGGGATGTCAACACAA AAATTGATGTGACATCACCGAATGCAGACGTGCCAGAGGCATCCCAATGCAGCTGTTAG
- a CDS encoding Methylenetetrahydrofolate reductase 2 translates to MKLTDKISARDASNPFFTFEFFPPRTDQGFENLMSRISRLSSLNPLAISVTWGAGGSTKDRSLELAGLTQHSDLDTILHLTCTNMEIGLIDQVLSAAKDQGIHNILALRGDPPRGEEEWTASDPRFTRAVDLVSYIRSIPEYSSWFCVGVAGYPDGHADNPVDEDTEISRLKEKVDAGADFIITQLFYDTNHFLLWYRKVRAEGIDVPVIPGIMPIQTYSSFSRVTKLSGARVPESVSAALAAISQDDRLVKDYGVKLATETVRRLNFEAGIKGFHFCTLNLEKSVQRVLENLGWAGSPFSTQNKLIIDSSSNPPPSNIDSTLVISPSSATNSATVGLSTLATSEGEAGQGELNNAATWDDFPNGRFGDFKSPAFGNQDLYGGFGISKNEALALWGNPKEASELTQIFLNYLHSKIPTTPFSPSPLSPESQMIFSHLENLTKRGWWTVGSQPAVDGTDSSDDVVGWGPRSGYVFQKCFVEFFCGLKEVEEIVKKIEEKGNGWVHYFAGDYKGEFRTNVPANGRNAVTWGVFPGQEIAQTTIIEAESFLSWKDEAFSIWSEWASFYRPGSEERKLLEGVRDDRWLVSIVHHDYKNKDALWTFLLDGH, encoded by the exons ATGAAGTTGACAGACAAGATTAGCGCCCGTGATGCGTCTAATCCATTCTTTACTTTCGAGTTTTTTCCTCCCCGCACAGATCAG GGCTTCGAGAACTTGATGTCCAGAATCTCGCGATTGTCATCTCTGAATCCCTTGGCAATCAGTGTAACATGGGGCGCCGGAGGATCCACCAAGGATCGTAGTCTTGAGCTCGCTGGATTGACCCAGCATAGTGATCTGGACACCATCTTGCATTTGACATGCACCAACATGGAAATAGGCCTCATCGACCAGGTTCTAAGT GCGGCAAAAGATCAGGGGATACACAACATTCTTGCACTCCGGGGTG ATCCTCCCCGAGGCGAGGAAGAATGGACAGCATCTGATCCTCGCTTCACCCGTGCTGTTGATCTTGTTTCTTATATCCGTTCCATTCCCGAATATTCGTCGTGGTTTTGCGTTGGCGTAGCAG GTTATCCTGACGGCCATGCCGACAATCCGGTAGACGAGGACACAGAAATCAGCCGTCTCAAAGAGAAAGTTGATGCTGGTGCAGATTTTATTATCACACAGCTCTTCTATGATACAAACCATTTTTTGTTGTGGTACAGAAAAGTTAGGGCAGAAG GTATCGATGTTCCTGTGATTCCTGGTATTATGCCCATTCAAACCTACTCGTCGTTCTCAAGAGTGACGAAATTATCGGGTGCCCGTGTTCCCGAATCAGTATCAGCGGCTCTTGCAGCTATAAGC CAAGACGATCGACTTGTCAAAGACTACGGTGTAAAGCTGGCGACGGAAACTGTTCGTAGGCTGAATTTCGAAGCAGGGATCAAAGGTTTCCACTTTTGCACCTTGAATCTAGAAAAAAGCGTACAACGTGTATTGGAGAACTTGGGTTGGGCTGGGTCACCTTTTTCCACTCAGAATAAACTCATAATC GATTCGTCCTCCAATCCCCCACCCTCTAACATTGATTCCACGCTGGTGATATCCCCGTCCAGTGCAACTAATTCAGCAACTGTTGGTCTGTCAACTTTGGCAACCAGTGAAGGAGAGGCCGGCCAAGGTGAACTTAACAACGCTGCAACTTGGGATGATTTTCCAAATGGTCGCTTCGGCGATTTCAAGAGTCCAGCCTTTGGAAACCAGGATTTATATGGCGGATTTGGCATTTCT AAAAACGAAGCACTTGCTCTTTGGGGTAACCCCAAGGAGGCTTCAGAGCTAACCCAGATATTTCTCAACTATCTTCATTCCAAAATACCGACCACACCATTCTCTCCTTCACCATTGTCTCCAGAATCGCAGATGATCTTTTCACACCTAGAAAATCTCACTAAACGAGGTTGGTGGACCGTGGGATCGCAACCAGCAGTGGACGGGACAGACTCTTCGGACGATGTGGTAGGCTGGGGGCCAAGGTCAGGATACGTTTTCCAGAAATGTTTTGTGGAGTTTTTCTGTGGTCTgaaagaggttgaagagatcgtaaagaagattgaagaaaaGGGGAATGGATGGGTGCACTACTTCGCTGGTGATTACAAG GGTGAATTCCGTACGAATGTCCCCGCTAATGGAAGAAATGCTGTAACATGGGGTGTTTTCCCCGGGCAGGAAATAGCGCAGACCACGATCATCGAAGCGGAATCGTTCCTTTCCTGGAAG GACGAAGCATTTTCTATTTGGTCTGAATGGGCATCTTTCTATCGTCCAGGTtcagaagaaagaaaacttcTTGAGGGTGTAAGGGACGACCGTTGGCTGGTTAGTATTGTTCACCACGACTACAAAAACAAGGACGCTCTGTGGACTTTTTTACTGGATGGCCATTGA